In Deltaproteobacteria bacterium, a single genomic region encodes these proteins:
- a CDS encoding bifunctional nuclease family protein translates to MKSPEAIEMTVAGLTLDQVTRTPIVVLKDSENKLQLPIWIGLLEATAMATELEGIKMARPMTHDLMKNLLGELGGTVKRVAITELKENTYYAVITLMVGDREVTMDSRPSDAIAMALRSKTPIYVAREVLEQSSVLQQTEEGKDPDFANVSKEKWGEILDKMSPDDFKYKM, encoded by the coding sequence ATGAAGAGTCCGGAAGCCATTGAAATGACGGTCGCGGGGCTGACGCTCGATCAGGTGACCCGGACCCCCATCGTCGTGTTGAAAGATTCGGAGAACAAGCTCCAGCTACCCATCTGGATCGGGCTCCTGGAAGCCACGGCCATGGCCACCGAGCTGGAAGGCATCAAGATGGCGCGCCCCATGACCCATGACCTCATGAAGAACCTGCTGGGGGAGTTGGGCGGCACGGTGAAGCGCGTCGCCATCACGGAGTTGAAGGAGAATACCTATTACGCCGTCATTACGCTGATGGTGGGCGACCGGGAGGTCACCATGGACTCGCGTCCCAGCGACGCCATCGCCATGGCGCTGCGGAGCAAGACTCCGATATACGTGGCGCGGGAGGTACTGGAACAGTCCAGCGTGCTGCAACAGACGGAAGAAGGAAAGGACCCGGACTTCGCCAACGTTTCCAAGGAGAAATGGGGCGAGATACTGGACAAGATGTCGCCTGACGACTTCAAGTACAAGATGTAA
- a CDS encoding prepilin-type N-terminal cleavage/methylation domain-containing protein yields MTRRHQAATGGDTIGGFTMVEMLVVLVLVSLLGTLVIQGTGFFLGQYGAVKRIHRESSLAALRQHWFLSTVAAMVPSRLATRRFTGDDRSFEGVTLQPLAARAGQPVRIRWSIDSGRVLYTEGGAQPWTVQSRHDRTLGFQYAGSSGEWHERWPPPHRSGEHIPRMVRLRSADGRVLWLARFDLFPEPVPNYREEF; encoded by the coding sequence ATGACGCGCCGTCACCAGGCCGCGACCGGCGGCGACACCATTGGGGGCTTCACCATGGTCGAGATGCTCGTGGTCCTCGTGCTGGTCTCGCTGCTGGGCACTCTCGTTATCCAGGGCACGGGCTTTTTCCTCGGCCAGTACGGAGCGGTCAAGCGCATCCACCGCGAGTCATCCCTTGCGGCCCTTCGGCAGCACTGGTTCCTCTCGACGGTGGCGGCCATGGTGCCGTCCCGTCTGGCGACAAGACGCTTCACCGGTGACGATCGTTCCTTCGAAGGCGTTACCCTGCAGCCATTGGCCGCCCGGGCAGGCCAGCCGGTGCGGATCCGATGGTCCATCGACTCGGGCCGTGTCCTCTACACGGAGGGCGGCGCACAACCCTGGACCGTCCAGAGCCGGCATGACCGGACACTCGGGTTCCAATATGCCGGTTCCTCGGGCGAGTGGCACGAGAGGTGGCCGCCGCCCCACAGGAGCGGGGAGCACATCCCGCGCATGGTCCGTCTGCGCTCGGCCGACGGCCGGGTCCTGTGGCTTGCGCGCTTCGACCTGTTCCCCGAGCCGGTCCCGAACTACCGGGAGGAGTTCTGA
- a CDS encoding cyclase family protein encodes MSMIDLSRIIYDGMPKIPVLPDVHVQRFFDLGKGHPLNVTEINLPCHAGTHVDAPVHIVPNGKSIEELPLDAFVGPGAVISVQTGGGEEVTAADLEGSGVAVNRGDILMLHTGWDEKFESEEYNMHPYLSVDAAEWIVERGVKLFGIDCITVDLPTPLRPKGFDFPVHRTLLGNDVLIAENVTNLGAIAGQSCRIMALPLKVQGSDAAHARIVAELQ; translated from the coding sequence ATGTCCATGATCGATCTCTCACGGATTATCTACGACGGCATGCCCAAGATCCCGGTGCTGCCGGACGTGCACGTGCAGCGGTTCTTCGACCTCGGCAAGGGGCATCCGCTCAACGTCACCGAGATCAACCTGCCGTGCCACGCCGGCACCCACGTGGACGCGCCGGTGCACATCGTGCCCAACGGCAAGTCCATCGAGGAACTGCCCCTCGACGCCTTCGTCGGTCCGGGCGCGGTCATCTCGGTGCAGACGGGCGGCGGCGAGGAGGTCACGGCGGCGGATCTCGAAGGGTCCGGGGTCGCGGTCAACCGCGGCGACATCCTCATGCTGCACACCGGATGGGACGAGAAATTCGAAAGTGAAGAATACAACATGCATCCCTATCTGTCCGTGGATGCAGCGGAATGGATCGTCGAACGCGGGGTGAAGCTCTTCGGCATCGACTGCATCACGGTGGACCTGCCCACGCCGCTTCGCCCCAAGGGATTCGACTTTCCGGTGCACCGGACGCTGCTGGGCAACGACGTACTGATCGCGGAGAACGTCACCAACCTCGGCGCCATCGCGGGCCAAAGCTGCCGCATCATGGCGCTGCCCCTGAAGGTGCAGGGCAGCGACGCGGCGCACGCGAGGATCGTCGCGGAATTGCAGTAA
- a CDS encoding iron-containing redox enzyme family protein: protein MALSGEDFVQEIQEAVRAKHSKDNPLIGMIERGEIDREALKGFVGQFYLFFPKPFPKPIAAMLGRCPDDPDLERMWIENVVEEGTGEISGTDSHRGLFIRFAMSCGYESKAELDSVQPLPETSAFLDWRELLMYQRSWLELFACQGFCLEGTASERMARIVTGLTTHYGFDRESEDIRYWTLHMGVDEEHMKVGPEAVRKYAVTDQQQETVRQSIHKTLDQFWLAFDGIKRAFVDKDPVYAAWRNGGSA from the coding sequence ATGGCTCTATCCGGCGAAGACTTTGTTCAGGAAATACAGGAGGCGGTCCGCGCCAAGCACTCCAAGGACAACCCGCTGATCGGGATGATCGAACGGGGCGAGATCGATCGAGAGGCGCTCAAGGGGTTCGTGGGCCAGTTCTACCTCTTTTTCCCCAAGCCCTTTCCCAAGCCCATCGCGGCCATGCTGGGGCGCTGCCCCGACGATCCCGACCTGGAAAGGATGTGGATCGAGAACGTGGTGGAGGAGGGCACGGGCGAGATCTCCGGCACCGACAGCCACCGCGGCCTCTTCATCCGCTTCGCCATGTCCTGCGGCTACGAGTCCAAGGCGGAGCTGGATTCGGTCCAGCCGTTGCCCGAGACCTCCGCGTTCCTGGACTGGAGAGAGCTGCTGATGTACCAGCGTTCGTGGCTGGAGCTCTTTGCGTGCCAGGGCTTTTGCCTCGAAGGCACCGCCAGCGAACGCATGGCCCGCATCGTCACCGGCCTGACGACGCACTACGGCTTCGACCGCGAAAGCGAGGACATCCGCTACTGGACGCTCCACATGGGGGTGGACGAAGAGCACATGAAAGTGGGTCCGGAGGCGGTGCGGAAATACGCCGTCACCGATCAGCAACAGGAGACGGTGCGCCAGTCGATACACAAGACCCTGGACCAGTTCTGGCTGGCCTTCGACGGCATCAAGCGGGCGTTCGTCGACAAGGATCCCGTCTACGCCGCTTGGCGCAACGGGGGTTCGGCCTGA
- a CDS encoding type II secretion system protein, whose product MARCAGFTLLETMVAMVVFAGAAMALYALFNTNLTALGRVHDASRQMTAARHAIEHLAGVNPREASAGRAELDGIDLLWSARLLEPPRQSQTVTGERGYFEIGLYEVEFELRDAGRSLGTWRLRVPGYEKVREPAP is encoded by the coding sequence ATGGCCCGGTGCGCGGGCTTCACCCTCCTGGAGACCATGGTCGCCATGGTTGTCTTCGCCGGCGCCGCCATGGCGCTTTACGCGCTTTTCAACACGAATCTCACGGCGCTGGGACGCGTACACGACGCCTCGCGGCAGATGACGGCCGCCCGTCATGCGATCGAGCATCTCGCCGGCGTCAATCCGCGCGAGGCGAGCGCGGGGCGAGCCGAGCTGGACGGGATCGACTTGCTCTGGTCCGCGAGGCTGCTGGAACCGCCGCGCCAGAGCCAGACCGTGACCGGGGAGCGAGGGTACTTCGAGATCGGCCTTTACGAGGTCGAGTTCGAGCTGCGAGACGCGGGGCGGTCTCTCGGCACTTGGCGCTTGCGAGTGCCGGGATACGAGAAGGTGCGGGAGCCGGCCCCATGA
- a CDS encoding MBL fold metallo-hydrolase, with protein sequence MILRELNGESCKTYLIADEGRGRAVLVDPLYAHVERYLAVLAYHRLELDLAIDTHTHADHLSGCTQLRFLVGAPFAMQKWAPSPAVDIHLEDGEEFSVGDLTVQVLHTPGHTPDGMSLVVEGHVLTGDTLFIGGCGRTDFAGGDAGAQYDSVTRKLFTLPEETVVHPGHDYRGNTTSTIDAEKSTNPRLANRTRPDFIDLMNNLGLSPPQNIQEVLQPNQSALGRDEINFPDWSELKLVQVVDVAELRTMLVSDKPPLLVDVREPAEYSGELGHLPGSVLVPLRELMNRLDEIEAHKEAPVVTVCRAGMRSATAAAILGRSGFTDVSNLAGGLVAWNEAGLPVER encoded by the coding sequence ATGATCCTGCGCGAACTGAACGGAGAAAGCTGCAAGACCTACCTGATAGCCGACGAGGGCAGGGGACGCGCCGTCCTGGTGGACCCGCTCTACGCCCACGTCGAACGGTATCTTGCCGTGCTCGCCTACCACCGCCTGGAACTGGACCTGGCCATCGACACCCACACCCACGCCGACCACCTGAGCGGCTGTACCCAGTTGCGTTTCCTGGTCGGTGCGCCGTTCGCCATGCAGAAATGGGCGCCCAGCCCGGCCGTCGACATCCACCTGGAAGACGGTGAAGAGTTTTCCGTCGGCGACCTCACCGTGCAAGTGCTGCACACCCCAGGGCACACCCCTGACGGCATGAGTCTCGTGGTGGAAGGGCACGTCCTCACCGGCGACACCCTGTTCATCGGAGGTTGCGGCCGTACCGACTTCGCGGGTGGCGACGCCGGCGCTCAATACGATTCCGTCACGCGGAAACTCTTCACGCTGCCGGAGGAAACCGTCGTCCACCCCGGCCACGACTACCGCGGCAACACCACCTCCACGATCGACGCCGAGAAGAGCACCAATCCTCGACTCGCCAACCGCACGCGGCCGGACTTCATCGACCTGATGAACAACCTCGGTCTCTCACCACCTCAGAACATCCAGGAGGTGCTCCAGCCCAACCAGTCCGCCCTTGGAAGAGACGAGATCAACTTCCCGGACTGGAGCGAGCTCAAGCTGGTGCAGGTTGTCGATGTCGCGGAACTCCGGACGATGCTGGTCTCCGACAAGCCGCCGTTGCTGGTGGACGTGCGCGAGCCCGCCGAATACTCGGGGGAACTAGGCCACTTGCCCGGCAGCGTCCTGGTGCCGCTGCGAGAGCTCATGAACCGCCTGGACGAGATCGAGGCACACAAGGAAGCCCCGGTGGTAACCGTCTGCCGGGCCGGCATGCGCAGCGCCACGGCCGCCGCCATCCTCGGCAGATCCGGCTTCACGGACGTCTCCAACCTAGCCGGCGGCCTCGTCGCCTGGAATGAAGCGGGCCTGCCGGTTGAACGCTAG
- a CDS encoding amidohydrolase family protein, which translates to MGKIDSSVKVIDADAHARDNDDLVKPFLGEAFQNRRPPFIPRETYDRNLGGTLGHSGIKHEERLAAMDTQEIHTAVMYPTSGLGIGRIREPGYQTQLCRAYNEFISDYCKASPRLKAVANLPVNAPAAAAEELRYAVQELGLVGGMMAAQAHSKNFGSAEFFPLYEEAQKLDTPLAIHAFGGDEPGSEIFDQFISIHTTGHPFPVLRQLTGMIFGGIPEMFPDLKIGYLEIGCGWIPYWSDRMDEEWEKRGAVEAPECKHEPSHYITSKNVFYGCEPDEKTIGYVVGEIGSETIMYASDYPHWDMSWPESGSLIWERDDISLEAKQNILGDNARRFYGFD; encoded by the coding sequence ATGGGTAAGATCGATTCGTCCGTCAAGGTGATCGACGCGGACGCGCACGCGCGCGACAACGACGATCTCGTCAAGCCGTTCCTGGGCGAGGCCTTCCAGAACCGGCGTCCGCCGTTCATTCCGCGGGAGACCTACGACCGCAACCTCGGCGGGACCCTCGGGCACTCGGGCATCAAGCACGAGGAACGGCTGGCGGCCATGGACACCCAGGAGATCCACACCGCGGTCATGTACCCCACCAGCGGGCTGGGCATCGGGCGCATTCGCGAGCCCGGCTACCAGACGCAGTTGTGCCGCGCTTACAACGAGTTCATCTCCGACTACTGCAAGGCGTCGCCGCGCCTCAAGGCGGTGGCGAACCTGCCGGTCAACGCCCCGGCGGCCGCGGCCGAGGAGTTGCGCTATGCCGTCCAGGAGCTGGGACTGGTGGGGGGCATGATGGCGGCCCAGGCCCACAGCAAGAACTTCGGCTCGGCCGAGTTCTTTCCGCTGTACGAGGAAGCGCAGAAGCTCGATACGCCGCTGGCGATCCACGCCTTCGGCGGCGACGAGCCGGGCAGCGAGATCTTCGACCAGTTCATCTCCATCCACACCACCGGCCACCCGTTCCCGGTGCTGCGTCAGCTCACGGGCATGATCTTCGGCGGCATCCCCGAGATGTTCCCCGACCTCAAGATCGGCTACCTCGAGATCGGCTGCGGCTGGATTCCCTACTGGTCGGACCGGATGGACGAGGAGTGGGAGAAGCGCGGCGCCGTGGAGGCCCCGGAGTGCAAGCACGAGCCCAGCCACTACATCACCAGCAAGAACGTGTTCTACGGCTGTGAGCCCGACGAGAAGACCATCGGCTACGTGGTGGGTGAGATCGGCTCCGAGACCATCATGTACGCGTCGGACTATCCCCACTGGGACATGAGCTGGCCGGAGTCCGGTTCCTTGATCTGGGAGCGGGACGACATTTCGCTGGAAGCCAAGCAGAACATACTGGGGGACAACGCCCGACGCTTCTACGGCTTTGACTGA
- a CDS encoding type II secretion system protein GspK, protein MAGPGNAKGFVLVTTLWALAALALLGAYINHVVTADVEFAIEDKRVFEAELERRNTEATVTYLLATGRMNHHALILEQTQRFSDPRRDRTASRFGSLGELRVTGAAYAGLGGARFSLQDEGGLIPVNTPKFPPLGSFLGRVGVPEEDVAQITARIEDYIDSDDSLNLNGAERHEYRLRGKEPPLNWLMSSPLELMEVLGIEELVAPAQWSRLRPLLTMRPVSSYNFNTMHPEVLAALLDLDTQGLRGVLEERRKGSLSRLTQVAMLSGKHLEIDAMDVAVVPSNFLRLVVWHDTLGPRTVVGIELTPLGKSAPWRRDYRYSEPATARNRNDSRTPGDRPLEAATPLLR, encoded by the coding sequence ATGGCCGGCCCCGGCAACGCCAAGGGCTTTGTGCTGGTGACGACGCTGTGGGCGCTCGCCGCGCTGGCGCTGCTCGGCGCCTACATCAACCACGTGGTGACGGCCGACGTCGAGTTCGCCATCGAAGACAAGCGCGTCTTCGAGGCCGAACTGGAGCGGCGCAACACCGAGGCCACGGTGACCTATCTCCTCGCCACCGGCCGCATGAACCATCATGCGCTGATCCTGGAACAGACACAGCGTTTCTCCGACCCGCGGCGGGACCGGACCGCGTCGCGCTTCGGGTCGCTCGGGGAGCTGCGAGTGACCGGCGCCGCCTATGCCGGCCTCGGCGGCGCGCGTTTCTCGCTTCAGGACGAGGGCGGTCTCATACCGGTCAATACGCCGAAGTTCCCGCCGCTAGGGTCCTTCCTCGGGCGGGTGGGGGTTCCCGAAGAGGACGTGGCGCAGATCACCGCCCGCATCGAGGACTACATCGATTCCGATGACTCCCTGAACCTCAACGGCGCGGAACGTCACGAGTACCGGCTCCGGGGCAAGGAGCCGCCCCTCAACTGGCTCATGTCGAGCCCGCTTGAATTGATGGAGGTTCTCGGCATCGAGGAGCTGGTGGCGCCGGCGCAGTGGTCACGGCTGCGACCGCTGCTCACCATGCGTCCGGTGTCCAGCTACAACTTCAACACGATGCACCCCGAGGTGTTGGCGGCCCTGCTCGATCTGGATACGCAAGGGCTGCGCGGCGTTTTGGAAGAACGGCGCAAGGGCTCGTTGTCGCGACTCACCCAAGTCGCCATGTTGAGCGGAAAGCATCTGGAAATCGACGCCATGGACGTGGCGGTGGTCCCGTCCAACTTCTTGAGGCTCGTGGTCTGGCATGATACCTTGGGGCCTCGCACCGTCGTCGGTATTGAATTGACGCCTCTCGGCAAGTCCGCGCCGTGGCGAAGAGATTACCGGTACTCGGAACCCGCCACCGCCCGTAACCGTAACGATTCGAGAACACCCGGTGATCGCCCTCTCGAAGCTGCGACGCCTCTTCTTCGGTAG
- a CDS encoding prepilin-type N-terminal cleavage/methylation domain-containing protein → MDSIPLKWRRARTTRPHASGFTLLELLVVLLLMAMIAALAAPNLERLYTSIQGKTEREYILDQFAGLGRTALSHGRTYVVSSNRASGAESRALPEPRPAAPLGPDADPYTIDLPTGWSMELSRPLLVKANGVCLGSGLTLRHEGRVDIRLALEPPYCRVATDDQNRD, encoded by the coding sequence ATGGACAGCATTCCGTTAAAATGGAGACGGGCTCGGACCACCCGGCCCCACGCCAGCGGATTCACCCTGCTGGAGCTGCTGGTCGTCCTGTTGCTGATGGCCATGATCGCCGCCCTGGCGGCGCCTAATCTGGAGCGCCTCTACACGAGCATCCAGGGAAAGACGGAACGCGAATATATCCTGGACCAGTTTGCGGGCCTTGGCCGGACCGCGTTGAGCCACGGACGGACCTACGTGGTTTCGTCCAACCGGGCGTCCGGCGCGGAATCAAGGGCATTGCCGGAACCGCGGCCCGCCGCGCCGCTCGGTCCGGACGCCGACCCCTACACCATCGATCTACCGACGGGATGGTCGATGGAACTCAGCCGGCCCCTGCTGGTCAAGGCCAACGGAGTGTGCCTCGGATCCGGACTGACCTTGCGTCACGAAGGCAGAGTGGACATCCGCCTCGCCCTCGAACCACCCTACTGCCGTGTTGCCACTGATGACCAGAACCGCGACTAG
- a CDS encoding dihydrodipicolinate synthase family protein: MLASPIRGIIGAALTPFTDDGQVDYDALAREIEFLVADCDAVSIAAVEASEYTVLSLEDRKEVMRRATEIVNKRVPVILGASSHSIDTILDLAEHAAAVGGDLIQVLMPIRPWGGQPTISDLIQFFTEVASASPLPIVAYHNPGPGADPPLDAFVRLSELNKVDYFKESSRDITKITRLIEQIQLAGKANYFTTMQPLLTTLMMGGAGATMPPPGTRIGARVVRAFREGDIDRARYWQRCFTLFPGKWGAYGLPPIMKSALKHFGVDIGDPGRPYSPVSPRDHAQIGQFLSQIGILGDGEPDEAAFDQAAVQLAQEDTFLR, translated from the coding sequence ATGCTGGCTAGCCCCATCAGAGGAATCATCGGCGCGGCGCTGACTCCGTTCACGGACGACGGGCAGGTGGACTACGATGCTCTCGCGCGCGAGATCGAGTTTCTCGTGGCCGATTGCGACGCCGTCTCCATCGCCGCGGTGGAAGCGTCGGAATACACGGTCCTCTCGCTCGAGGACCGCAAGGAAGTGATGCGGCGCGCCACCGAGATCGTCAACAAGCGCGTGCCCGTCATCCTCGGGGCATCGAGCCACTCCATCGACACGATCCTGGATCTGGCGGAACATGCCGCGGCCGTGGGCGGCGACCTCATCCAGGTGCTGATGCCCATCCGTCCGTGGGGCGGTCAACCTACCATCTCGGATCTGATTCAGTTTTTCACCGAGGTGGCGTCGGCCAGTCCGTTGCCCATCGTCGCCTATCACAACCCCGGTCCCGGCGCGGATCCGCCGCTGGACGCGTTCGTGCGCCTGAGCGAGTTGAACAAGGTCGACTACTTCAAGGAAAGCTCGAGGGACATCACCAAGATTACGCGACTCATCGAGCAAATCCAGCTTGCCGGCAAGGCCAACTACTTCACCACCATGCAGCCGCTGCTGACCACCCTCATGATGGGAGGCGCGGGCGCCACCATGCCGCCGCCGGGCACACGCATCGGCGCACGAGTCGTACGTGCGTTCCGGGAGGGCGACATCGACAGGGCGCGCTACTGGCAGCGCTGCTTCACCCTCTTTCCGGGCAAGTGGGGCGCCTACGGGCTGCCGCCGATCATGAAGTCGGCCCTCAAGCACTTCGGGGTGGACATTGGCGACCCTGGCCGGCCGTACTCGCCGGTGAGCCCGCGGGACCACGCGCAGATCGGCCAGTTCCTGAGCCAGATCGGAATCCTCGGCGACGGAGAGCCGGACGAAGCCGCCTTCGACCAGGCCGCGGTGCAGCTTGCCCAGGAAGACACCTTCCTGCGTTAG
- a CDS encoding tetratricopeptide repeat protein has product MAAPRKRILRKEIRQPDRFMVWTGLVLDWVKAYRRQLIGAGTAIVVVVVAVVGWQYYRGYRQDLAVREYSKALVEYQEGRYEAALEAFENLRAKGEAPYDKLANLYVANSYIALEQPAKAVEVLEGVAGADGDGFVGQVMLVTLGLAQEMNGACEEALTTLNRALDRPGPLRQEAMLGKARCSARLGKTADAAETYKAYLKEFPEAETVEIALRLQQLEGTSGKPATP; this is encoded by the coding sequence ATGGCCGCGCCGAGAAAACGCATTCTACGAAAGGAGATCCGCCAGCCCGACCGGTTCATGGTGTGGACCGGCCTGGTCCTGGATTGGGTCAAGGCCTACCGGCGGCAGTTGATCGGCGCGGGCACCGCCATCGTGGTGGTGGTAGTTGCGGTCGTCGGCTGGCAGTACTACCGCGGCTACCGGCAAGACTTGGCGGTGCGGGAGTACAGCAAGGCTCTCGTCGAGTACCAGGAAGGCCGTTACGAGGCCGCTCTGGAAGCCTTCGAAAACCTCCGGGCGAAAGGGGAAGCACCCTACGACAAACTCGCGAATCTTTACGTTGCCAACAGCTACATCGCCCTGGAGCAACCCGCCAAGGCTGTGGAGGTGCTGGAAGGCGTCGCCGGCGCGGACGGCGACGGTTTCGTGGGCCAGGTCATGCTGGTGACACTGGGGCTGGCCCAGGAAATGAACGGAGCCTGTGAGGAAGCCCTCACGACCCTGAACCGCGCCCTGGATCGACCGGGGCCGTTGCGCCAGGAAGCCATGCTGGGGAAAGCGCGCTGCAGCGCTCGACTCGGCAAAACCGCGGACGCTGCAGAGACTTACAAGGCCTACCTCAAGGAATTCCCCGAAGCGGAAACCGTGGAAATCGCTCTGCGGCTGCAACAATTGGAAGGCACGTCCGGCAAACCCGCCACCCCTTAA
- the gspG gene encoding type II secretion system major pseudopilin GspG, with the protein MSRSHRTAGFTLIELMVVLVILGLLAGLVGPRLFGRIDRSKVQTAETQIKMLRGALQAFRLDLGRYPTTAEGLASLVRPSPEAADFWRGPYLDDEVPDDPWRTPYRYKYPADNLQGFALYSLGADSKDGGEGINADIGYLPKAPSSR; encoded by the coding sequence ATGTCGCGTTCTCACCGGACGGCAGGATTCACTCTCATCGAGCTCATGGTCGTCCTGGTCATCCTCGGGCTGCTGGCGGGACTGGTCGGACCGCGGCTGTTCGGCAGGATCGACAGATCGAAGGTGCAGACCGCCGAAACGCAGATCAAGATGCTGCGCGGCGCCCTGCAGGCGTTTCGGCTCGACCTGGGCCGATACCCGACGACGGCGGAAGGGCTGGCCTCCCTGGTCCGTCCTTCTCCCGAGGCCGCCGATTTCTGGCGCGGACCCTATCTCGACGACGAGGTCCCTGACGACCCCTGGCGTACGCCCTATCGATACAAGTATCCCGCCGACAACCTCCAGGGTTTCGCGCTCTATTCGCTGGGCGCCGACTCGAAGGATGGCGGAGAAGGCATCAATGCCGATATCGGCTACCTTCCAAAAGCACCTTCATCGCGCTGA
- a CDS encoding FAD/NAD(P)-binding oxidoreductase — translation MHYHNGRKQIVVLGGGSGGVVAATKLGRALGADHDITLIDRRTDHVFMPAFLFLMVGQRRPEDISRKLKRLEKRNIRVLQAEILGIDPGRQQVILESTAIPYDYLVVSLGLEVRPDLLPGFAEGAHHPWEMDAALRLKTTLESFREGRVVVGVPLGPYRCPPAPYEAQWMLDSYFKERNIRDLVDIQYFTRDPEPAGEEHMPSVWMDAQSKKRNVTIHYDFVIQSIDPEKKRVHGLYGYELSYDLLFMVPPHRPSKVLYDCGLVDNETGIQVDYDTLETKWENVYAIGDCANMPASKAGGVAHQEADVVADNLVAEITGEGELSTLHLHTI, via the coding sequence ATGCACTACCACAACGGAAGGAAACAGATCGTCGTGCTCGGAGGCGGGAGCGGCGGCGTGGTGGCGGCCACCAAGCTCGGCCGCGCGCTGGGGGCGGACCACGACATCACGCTCATCGACCGCCGCACCGATCACGTCTTCATGCCTGCTTTCCTGTTTCTCATGGTCGGGCAGCGCCGTCCCGAGGACATTTCCCGGAAACTGAAGCGTTTGGAGAAGCGCAACATCAGGGTCCTTCAAGCGGAGATCCTGGGAATCGACCCCGGCCGCCAGCAAGTGATTCTCGAGAGCACGGCCATTCCCTACGACTACCTGGTGGTGTCCCTGGGGCTGGAAGTGAGACCCGACCTGCTGCCGGGCTTCGCGGAAGGGGCGCATCATCCGTGGGAAATGGACGCCGCGCTGCGCCTCAAGACTACCCTGGAGAGCTTCCGCGAGGGGCGCGTCGTGGTGGGCGTGCCGCTGGGCCCCTACCGCTGTCCGCCGGCGCCGTACGAGGCCCAGTGGATGCTGGACAGCTATTTCAAGGAACGGAATATCCGCGACCTGGTGGACATCCAGTACTTTACCCGCGACCCCGAGCCCGCGGGCGAGGAACACATGCCGTCGGTGTGGATGGACGCCCAGAGCAAGAAACGCAACGTCACCATCCACTACGACTTCGTCATACAGTCCATCGATCCGGAGAAGAAGCGGGTCCACGGCCTGTACGGCTACGAGCTTTCCTACGACCTGCTCTTCATGGTGCCGCCGCACCGGCCCTCCAAGGTGCTCTACGACTGCGGGCTGGTCGACAACGAGACCGGCATCCAGGTGGACTACGACACCCTGGAGACCAAGTGGGAGAACGTCTACGCCATCGGCGACTGCGCCAACATGCCCGCCTCCAAGGCCGGCGGCGTGGCGCACCAGGAGGCCGACGTGGTGGCGGACAACCTGGTAGCGGAGATCACCGGGGAAGGGGAGTTGTCCACCCTGCACCTGCACACCATATGA